From Sediminibacterium sp. TEGAF015, a single genomic window includes:
- a CDS encoding aldehyde dehydrogenase, whose amino-acid sequence MQALIEQLQQQRRFFESGATRPYAFRKQQLMSLKKAVEDHEEEIYDALYIDLHKSREETWVTENGFFLTQLKETIKHLSSWMDAEPVTTNLLNLPSSSSIFREPLGVVLVIGPWNYPFQLLFTPLMGAIAAGNTVVLKPSEFAPATEAIMEKIVQAVFPPEQVLYVKGDGATVIPAMMNQFVFDHVFYTGSTSVGKIIYKMAAENLVPVTLELGGKSPCVVEDDANIAVAAKRIAMPKFSNAGQMCVAPDYVLVHESRRVELIEALKKYIPQFYGANAIDSDAYGRIINQKQFNRIVSYLSDGTVVYGGKYDEANLYIEPTLLDGVSVDSNIMRDEIFGPVLPILTFSKLEEAKAIINRNPNPLAFYVFTSSAAKEKAWLDAIPSGGACVNTASLHLTNPNLPFGGRGFSGTGAYHGKQSFDTFSHKKSVMKTPTWFDPALKYPPFTGKLKLLKWLVG is encoded by the coding sequence ATGCAAGCCCTTATTGAACAACTGCAGCAACAAAGAAGGTTTTTTGAATCAGGTGCCACCAGGCCTTACGCTTTTCGAAAGCAGCAGTTAATGTCTTTGAAAAAAGCAGTGGAAGATCACGAAGAAGAAATTTATGATGCCCTATATATAGATTTGCACAAAAGCAGGGAAGAAACCTGGGTTACCGAGAATGGCTTTTTTTTGACTCAGCTAAAGGAAACAATTAAGCATTTATCTTCCTGGATGGATGCAGAACCAGTTACTACTAATTTGCTGAACCTCCCTTCTAGCTCCTCTATCTTTAGGGAACCACTGGGTGTTGTATTGGTAATTGGTCCCTGGAATTATCCTTTTCAGTTATTGTTTACTCCGTTGATGGGGGCCATTGCTGCCGGAAACACTGTGGTATTGAAACCCAGCGAATTCGCTCCCGCAACTGAAGCCATTATGGAAAAAATTGTCCAAGCTGTTTTTCCTCCGGAACAGGTGCTTTATGTGAAAGGAGATGGCGCAACAGTTATACCTGCCATGATGAATCAATTTGTATTTGATCATGTTTTTTATACGGGCAGCACATCTGTTGGAAAAATTATTTACAAAATGGCTGCTGAAAATCTGGTGCCTGTTACCCTGGAATTAGGTGGTAAAAGTCCCTGCGTTGTAGAAGACGATGCCAATATTGCTGTTGCAGCCAAGCGCATTGCCATGCCTAAGTTTTCCAATGCTGGTCAAATGTGTGTAGCCCCTGATTATGTTTTGGTGCATGAGTCTAGAAGGGTTGAATTGATTGAAGCACTTAAGAAGTACATCCCTCAATTTTATGGCGCCAATGCCATCGATTCCGATGCCTATGGAAGAATCATTAACCAGAAACAATTTAATCGAATTGTTTCCTATTTATCGGATGGTACTGTAGTGTACGGAGGGAAATATGATGAAGCGAATTTGTATATAGAACCCACTTTGCTTGATGGTGTTTCTGTAGATTCTAATATTATGCGGGATGAAATATTCGGTCCTGTTTTGCCCATCCTTACTTTTTCTAAGCTGGAAGAAGCCAAAGCCATTATCAATAGAAATCCTAATCCGCTGGCATTTTATGTTTTTACCAGTAGCGCTGCAAAAGAAAAGGCCTGGCTGGATGCTATTCCATCCGGAGGTGCATGTGTAAATACGGCGAGTTTGCATTTAACCAATCCTAATCTTCCTTTTGGCGGAAGAGGGTTCAGCGGTACTGGGGCATATCACGGAAAACAAAGCTTTGATACTTTCAGTCATAAAAAGTCGGTAATGAAAACACCTACTTGGTTTGACCCTGCTTTAAAATATCCTCCATTTACCGGCAAACTGAAATTATTAAAGTGGTTGGTTGGATAA
- a CDS encoding glutathione peroxidase, whose product MRKLMLLAAIFGVAAFLIKEPNMTWRQSLLQKAYPIIMFLGKLTGQSSKTMLNNDKAIRPIENFYELSAIKNNGDTLPFSELRGKKVLLVNTASDCGYTGQYEELEALHKKYGDRLVILGFPANDFKEQEKKSDEDIATFCKVNYGVTFQLMKKGQVIKGANQQPVYQWLTNPTKNGWCEKEPDWNFSKYLIDETGMLMAYYSQWVSPKNMSLVNGTFLVIVN is encoded by the coding sequence ATGAGGAAACTAATGCTACTGGCTGCTATATTCGGTGTTGCAGCTTTTCTGATAAAAGAACCCAATATGACCTGGAGACAATCCTTATTACAAAAAGCGTACCCCATCATTATGTTCTTAGGTAAGCTAACGGGGCAGTCCAGCAAAACCATGCTGAACAACGACAAAGCTATTCGCCCGATTGAAAATTTTTACGAATTATCTGCCATCAAAAACAATGGGGATACCCTTCCATTCAGTGAACTAAGAGGGAAAAAAGTTTTGCTGGTAAATACAGCAAGTGATTGTGGTTATACTGGTCAATATGAAGAACTAGAAGCATTGCACAAAAAGTACGGAGACCGTTTGGTTATTCTTGGATTCCCTGCCAATGATTTTAAAGAGCAGGAAAAAAAATCAGATGAAGATATTGCCACTTTCTGTAAAGTGAATTATGGAGTAACATTCCAGTTAATGAAAAAAGGTCAGGTTATTAAAGGCGCCAATCAACAGCCGGTGTACCAATGGTTAACCAACCCCACTAAAAATGGTTGGTGCGAAAAAGAACCCGATTGGAATTTCTCTAAATACCTGATTGACGAAACAGGCATGCTAATGGCCTATTATTCACAATGGGTTTCCCCAAAAAATATGTCACTAGTCAATGGGACATTTTTGGTGATAGTCAATTAA
- a CDS encoding YjjG family noncanonical pyrimidine nucleotidase — protein MQYQHLFFDLDHTLWDFDTNSKEALQDLYQIHQLNEKGIANFDVFFERYSYHNHLLWERYAKGQIKQDELRWKRMYLAMLDFKLANEKLARSMGIDFLDILPNKNKVFPYTYEILEYLTGKGYVLHLITNGFEKVQQHKLIQSNISHYFNEMITSEVSNSLKPNKEIFDFALNKTGALAEQSIMIGDNLEADIQGGINAGLDTIFVNHLNTTPHIKATYTVYHLQELEQIF, from the coding sequence ATGCAATACCAGCACTTGTTTTTCGATTTAGATCATACACTTTGGGACTTTGACACCAATTCAAAAGAGGCATTACAAGATTTGTATCAGATTCATCAATTGAATGAAAAGGGCATCGCCAACTTTGATGTTTTTTTTGAACGATATAGTTATCACAACCATTTGCTATGGGAACGATATGCCAAAGGACAAATAAAACAAGATGAACTAAGATGGAAAAGAATGTACCTGGCTATGCTGGATTTTAAACTGGCAAATGAAAAGCTGGCGCGTTCAATGGGTATTGACTTCCTCGACATTCTACCCAATAAAAACAAAGTGTTTCCATACACATATGAAATACTGGAATACCTAACTGGCAAAGGTTATGTACTGCATTTAATTACCAACGGATTCGAAAAAGTGCAGCAGCATAAATTGATACAAAGTAATATATCACATTACTTCAATGAAATGATTACTTCTGAAGTAAGTAATAGCCTGAAACCCAACAAGGAAATCTTTGATTTTGCACTCAATAAAACAGGAGCTTTGGCAGAACAAAGCATAATGATTGGCGACAATTTAGAGGCGGATATTCAAGGGGGGATTAATGCTGGCTTAGATACGATTTTTGTAAATCATCTCAATACCACGCCGCATATAAAGGCTACTTATACCGTATACCATTTACAAGAGCTGGAACAAATTTTTTAA
- a CDS encoding cupin domain-containing protein → MKRNEFFTKSALLIPSIAIMGNLVAQKSSGKQPKPFIVDAGKSRFGEVVKFLGVHPNDLKISSKDTNGQLSVFDYVGTAKVGPMLHVHLEQDEIFTVIDGSYRFVVGDETHVLTAGQTIFLPRNIPHTWIQLTDLGRMIYMLQPAGKMEEFFSLMNTMKTKPSAAEMDAIHKAHGMKVVGPPLSL, encoded by the coding sequence ATGAAACGCAATGAATTTTTTACCAAGTCTGCCTTATTGATTCCTTCTATTGCCATCATGGGAAACCTTGTAGCGCAGAAATCCTCAGGCAAACAACCCAAACCATTTATTGTTGATGCCGGAAAGTCAAGGTTCGGTGAAGTGGTGAAGTTTCTGGGTGTCCATCCCAATGACTTAAAAATCTCTTCTAAAGACACCAATGGACAGTTGTCTGTATTTGATTATGTTGGAACTGCCAAAGTGGGCCCTATGTTACATGTACATCTGGAACAGGATGAAATTTTTACTGTGATAGACGGAAGTTATCGTTTTGTTGTTGGAGATGAGACCCATGTATTAACAGCTGGACAAACCATTTTTTTGCCCAGGAATATACCACATACATGGATTCAGTTAACCGACTTAGGTAGGATGATTTATATGTTACAACCTGCTGGGAAAATGGAGGAGTTTTTTAGTTTGATGAATACTATGAAAACAAAGCCAAGTGCAGCTGAAATGGACGCTATTCATAAAGCACATGGTATGAAAGTGGTAGGTCCCCCTCTGAGTTTATAG
- a CDS encoding phosphatidylserine decarboxylase family protein, translating to MTIHREGYKTIAITALLFGGINLLSFGFLSATLPTFATIIFIITLALFLFIISFFRIPNRVHTIDDTKIICPADGKVVVIEEITDVEYFKDKRIQVSIFMSPANVHVNRFPMSGEVTYNQYHKGKYLVAWHPKSSTENERWSVAVKNQYGEILFKQIAGALAKRICNYAAVGQTAKQCDEYGFIKFGSRVDVLLPVGTKVEVALNQVVKGGVTVLASW from the coding sequence ATGACCATACATCGGGAAGGATATAAAACCATTGCCATTACAGCTTTACTTTTTGGAGGTATCAACTTATTGTCCTTTGGTTTCCTTAGTGCAACATTGCCCACTTTTGCAACTATTATCTTTATAATAACATTGGCTTTGTTTCTATTCATTATTTCTTTTTTCAGAATCCCTAACAGGGTTCATACCATTGACGATACAAAAATCATATGTCCTGCCGATGGCAAAGTAGTAGTGATAGAAGAAATCACAGATGTTGAATATTTTAAAGACAAGCGTATTCAGGTAAGTATTTTTATGAGTCCAGCCAATGTGCATGTGAATCGCTTTCCTATGAGTGGTGAAGTAACCTATAATCAATACCATAAGGGTAAGTATTTGGTAGCCTGGCATCCTAAATCTTCTACAGAGAATGAAAGATGGAGTGTGGCGGTTAAGAACCAATACGGTGAAATTTTGTTTAAACAAATTGCTGGTGCCTTGGCTAAAAGAATTTGTAATTATGCTGCAGTAGGTCAAACAGCGAAGCAATGCGACGAATATGGTTTTATCAAGTTTGGAAGTAGAGTAGACGTGCTTTTACCGGTGGGTACCAAAGTGGAAGTTGCATTGAATCAGGTGGTAAAAGGAGGAGTTACTGTGCTTGCCAGCTGGTAA
- a CDS encoding DUF2007 domain-containing protein: protein MNQWTKIFSTKSLAEASILYGMLSENQIPVQQLNKQDSSYPVFGEIEIYVPVHLKETSLQLIQQTFSQ, encoded by the coding sequence ATGAATCAGTGGACTAAAATTTTTTCTACCAAAAGCTTGGCGGAAGCGAGTATCTTATATGGCATGTTATCTGAAAATCAGATACCTGTGCAACAGTTAAATAAACAAGACAGCAGTTATCCGGTTTTTGGAGAAATTGAAATTTATGTTCCTGTTCATTTGAAAGAAACCTCCCTTCAGCTAATTCAGCAGACTTTTAGCCAATAG
- a CDS encoding SDR family oxidoreductase, which yields MNIIVTGASKGIGKAIAEKFAAEGNTILVCSRGEKSLYDTVNEIQTRFPNCIIKGKSCDMANKKSVQEFAAWCLEQGAPDILVNNAGQFLPGSIHDEDEGMLEQMIETNLYSAYHLTRAILPAMIQNASGHVFNICSIASLNAYANGGSYSISKFALLGFSKNLREELKPKGIKVTAVMPGATLSASWDGFDIDPKRIMEANDVAEMIFAAAHLSPMAVIEDIVMRPQLGDL from the coding sequence ATGAATATCATTGTAACAGGGGCTTCCAAAGGAATTGGCAAAGCCATAGCGGAAAAATTTGCAGCAGAGGGTAATACAATACTTGTTTGTAGTAGAGGTGAGAAGTCTTTGTATGATACCGTGAATGAAATACAAACAAGATTCCCAAATTGTATCATAAAGGGAAAATCCTGTGATATGGCCAATAAAAAATCGGTACAGGAATTTGCTGCCTGGTGTCTTGAACAGGGAGCACCCGATATCTTGGTAAACAATGCAGGACAGTTTTTGCCAGGCAGTATTCATGATGAAGATGAGGGAATGTTGGAACAAATGATTGAAACTAATTTGTATAGTGCCTACCATTTAACAAGAGCCATTTTGCCTGCAATGATCCAAAATGCTTCAGGGCATGTTTTTAATATCTGTTCTATCGCTTCTTTAAATGCTTATGCCAACGGTGGCAGCTATAGTATTTCAAAATTTGCCTTACTGGGATTTAGTAAAAATCTTCGGGAAGAGCTGAAACCAAAAGGAATCAAAGTTACTGCCGTTATGCCGGGAGCCACACTAAGTGCTAGCTGGGATGGATTTGATATTGATCCCAAAAGAATTATGGAAGCGAATGATGTTGCGGAAATGATTTTTGCGGCAGCGCATTTGTCTCCAATGGCGGTTATAGAAGATATTGTGATGCGCCCTCAGTTAGGGGATTTATAA
- a CDS encoding peptidase dimerization domain-containing protein, producing the protein MLLRKIICLPFIFFVTTVTAQKNTTKSTSNVSQWKKEVIKSLDEKQKTAQEMVDMVFSFSELGFQEIETSAYLTQILEKNGFSIERGISGIPTAWMAKWGNGKPVIALGSDIDGIPKASQKPGVAYKEPIVEDAPGHGEGHNSGLPLVILSAIEVKKIMEREGITGTLVIWPGVAEELVGSKAWYIRDAYFKNVDACIFTHVGSNLGVSWGDAGNNGLVSVEFKFEGSSAHSAGAPWRGKSALDAVELMDIAWNFKREHLKPTQRSHYVITDGGDQPNVVPSKASVWYYLRERTYEDIKNMYDDAVLYANSVATMTGTKVSHQLLGTAWPGHFNRSIAEAVYANIKTVGLPSWDAADQQLARAVQKLVNAPKKNQRGEIIDGLATKLDTLNGPVEFSMGGGSDDIADIAWNLPTVVLRYPSNIPGTPGHNWADGIAMATPIAHKGVVSGSKVVAATLLDMFTDASIISNAWDYHKNVQTKDIKYKSFVEPTNPPAIHLNKKIMDQFRPQLKKYYYDPSKYETYLEQLGIQYPQIEKKAN; encoded by the coding sequence ATGTTACTCCGAAAAATCATTTGCCTTCCATTCATCTTTTTTGTGACTACAGTTACTGCACAAAAAAACACTACCAAAAGCACTTCTAATGTAAGTCAATGGAAGAAAGAGGTTATTAAATCCTTGGATGAAAAACAAAAAACTGCACAGGAAATGGTTGATATGGTTTTTAGTTTTTCTGAACTAGGTTTTCAGGAAATTGAAACCTCAGCCTATCTCACTCAAATTTTAGAGAAGAACGGCTTTTCCATCGAGAGAGGAATTTCGGGAATACCTACTGCGTGGATGGCTAAATGGGGCAATGGGAAACCCGTAATTGCATTAGGTAGTGATATAGATGGTATTCCTAAAGCATCACAAAAGCCAGGTGTTGCATACAAGGAGCCAATTGTAGAGGATGCTCCCGGGCATGGTGAAGGACACAATTCTGGATTGCCTTTGGTTATTCTTTCTGCAATTGAAGTAAAAAAAATAATGGAGCGAGAAGGCATTACAGGAACCCTTGTTATTTGGCCAGGCGTTGCAGAAGAATTGGTTGGGTCAAAAGCATGGTATATAAGAGATGCATATTTTAAAAATGTAGATGCTTGCATATTTACTCATGTTGGAAGTAATTTAGGTGTGTCATGGGGCGATGCGGGCAATAACGGACTTGTTTCTGTAGAGTTTAAGTTTGAAGGTAGTTCGGCGCATTCGGCAGGTGCCCCCTGGCGCGGTAAAAGTGCCTTGGATGCTGTAGAACTGATGGATATTGCCTGGAATTTTAAAAGGGAACATCTAAAGCCCACACAACGATCTCACTACGTAATTACTGATGGCGGAGATCAACCCAATGTAGTTCCCTCAAAAGCTTCTGTATGGTATTATTTAAGAGAGAGAACCTATGAGGATATTAAGAATATGTACGATGATGCAGTATTGTATGCCAATTCAGTTGCAACCATGACTGGCACAAAAGTTTCACATCAACTCCTTGGTACAGCATGGCCTGGTCATTTTAATAGATCAATAGCAGAAGCAGTATATGCGAATATTAAAACAGTTGGGTTACCCTCCTGGGACGCTGCGGATCAGCAATTAGCAAGAGCCGTTCAGAAATTAGTAAATGCGCCAAAGAAAAATCAACGGGGAGAAATCATTGATGGATTAGCCACTAAACTTGATACGCTTAATGGCCCCGTTGAATTTTCAATGGGTGGAGGTAGCGATGATATCGCGGATATTGCATGGAACTTGCCAACTGTTGTTCTTCGATATCCCTCCAATATTCCAGGCACCCCGGGACATAACTGGGCAGATGGTATTGCAATGGCAACACCTATTGCACACAAGGGAGTGGTTAGCGGAAGTAAAGTAGTTGCCGCAACTTTGCTAGATATGTTTACAGATGCAAGCATTATTTCAAATGCCTGGGACTATCATAAAAATGTACAAACAAAAGATATAAAGTACAAGTCATTTGTGGAACCAACAAATCCGCCAGCCATTCACCTGAATAAAAAAATAATGGACCAGTTCAGGCCGCAATTGAAGAAGTATTATTACGACCCATCAAAATATGAAACCTATCTGGAGCAATTAGGAATTCAGTATCCACAAATAGAAAAGAAGGCTAATTAA
- the dusB gene encoding tRNA dihydrouridine synthase DusB: MVKIDQIELPDFPLLLAPMEDVSDPPFRAVCKDNGADLMYTEFISSEGLIRDAIKSRQKLDIFEYERPVGIQIFGGDEEALSLSAKIVETVNPDLLDINFGCPVKKVALRGAGAGVLKDIDLMVRLTEATVKSTKLPVTVKTRLGWDDQSKNIEEVAERLQDVGIKALAIHGRTRAQMYKGEADWTLIGKVKNNPRIKIPIFGNGDIDSPQKAKLYKERYGVDGIMIGRAAIGYPWIFREIKHYLATGEVLPAPTLAERIEVCKKHLRKSVEWKGPKVGIFEMRRHYTNYLKGLPGIKDYRARLVTLMEPAEIEGVLDEVTANYTGYEFERTPIELIDYHQKCPID, from the coding sequence ATGGTAAAAATAGATCAAATAGAACTTCCCGACTTCCCTTTGTTACTGGCGCCTATGGAAGATGTAAGCGATCCTCCGTTCAGGGCGGTATGCAAAGACAATGGGGCCGACCTGATGTATACCGAATTCATCAGTAGTGAGGGATTGATTCGTGATGCCATTAAAAGCAGACAGAAGCTCGACATATTTGAATACGAACGTCCAGTGGGCATTCAGATTTTTGGAGGAGACGAAGAAGCACTTTCCCTGAGTGCAAAAATTGTAGAAACGGTAAATCCAGATTTACTCGATATTAACTTTGGTTGCCCTGTAAAGAAAGTGGCATTAAGAGGTGCCGGTGCAGGTGTTTTGAAAGATATTGACCTGATGGTTCGCTTAACGGAAGCAACGGTAAAAAGTACCAAGCTACCCGTTACCGTAAAAACTAGACTGGGCTGGGACGATCAGAGTAAGAACATAGAAGAAGTAGCGGAAAGATTACAGGATGTTGGTATAAAAGCACTGGCCATTCATGGAAGAACAAGAGCGCAGATGTATAAAGGTGAGGCAGACTGGACCTTGATTGGAAAAGTAAAGAACAACCCCAGAATCAAGATACCCATTTTTGGAAATGGAGATATAGACAGCCCTCAAAAAGCAAAACTTTATAAGGAGCGTTACGGTGTAGATGGCATCATGATTGGAAGAGCAGCCATTGGATATCCATGGATTTTCAGAGAAATCAAACATTACCTGGCCACTGGTGAAGTGTTACCCGCACCTACCCTAGCAGAAAGAATTGAAGTGTGTAAAAAACATTTACGCAAATCAGTTGAATGGAAGGGACCCAAAGTAGGCATCTTCGAAATGCGCAGACATTATACAAACTATTTGAAAGGTTTGCCCGGCATTAAAGACTACAGAGCCAGATTGGTAACCTTAATGGAGCCAGCTGAAATTGAAGGGGTACTAGACGAAGTAACTGCAAATTATACAGGCTATGAATTCGAAAGAACGCCTATTGAATTAATTGACTATCACCAAAAATGTCCCATTGACTAG
- a CDS encoding phosphatidate cytidylyltransferase produces the protein MALNLQTLRTRAITAVIFVLVMCGGLFYNQWSFLVLFGVIMVGCLVEFHRLMGIINATYAGAPLIYKSQNIIGSFWVLLIIAGKGTLYQALPLWYWASILIYILIIVLLITVFFFRTKLGYPVNLYAALGVLYITIPCAMMIDLYDHSIQFFEGPHWVLPMTIISSIWINDTMAYLVGSLIGKTPLSPISPKKTKEGTYGGAVLAVIAVTLAGHYIWGLPLKTLVAVSLTSAIAGTLGDLLESKIKRTAGVKDSGSFMPGHGGFLDRFDSLLIAIPAVWLVLFLFF, from the coding sequence ATGGCATTGAACCTACAAACTTTACGAACCAGGGCAATCACTGCAGTCATTTTTGTACTAGTGATGTGCGGAGGACTTTTTTATAATCAGTGGAGTTTTTTAGTCTTGTTTGGTGTGATCATGGTAGGTTGCTTGGTAGAATTTCATAGGTTAATGGGGATTATAAACGCCACGTATGCGGGCGCTCCGCTGATATACAAATCCCAAAATATTATCGGAAGTTTTTGGGTGTTGTTGATCATAGCAGGGAAAGGGACATTGTATCAAGCTTTACCGCTTTGGTATTGGGCTTCCATCTTAATTTATATTTTAATCATTGTACTGCTGATTACTGTCTTTTTCTTTCGCACCAAATTGGGTTATCCAGTGAATTTATATGCTGCTTTGGGTGTTCTATATATTACCATACCCTGTGCCATGATGATTGATTTGTACGATCATAGCATTCAGTTTTTTGAAGGCCCGCACTGGGTTTTACCCATGACCATTATTTCTTCCATCTGGATCAATGATACCATGGCCTATCTGGTGGGCTCATTAATCGGAAAGACACCGCTAAGTCCAATTAGTCCTAAGAAAACCAAAGAAGGGACATATGGGGGAGCCGTGCTGGCAGTTATTGCAGTAACACTGGCTGGTCATTATATCTGGGGCTTACCGCTGAAAACCCTGGTGGCTGTGTCCCTAACCTCCGCTATAGCAGGGACTTTGGGCGATTTGCTGGAAAGTAAAATAAAAAGAACCGCAGGAGTAAAAGATAGTGGAAGCTTTATGCCGGGTCATGGTGGATTTCTGGATCGTTTTGACTCTTTATTGATTGCCATACCAGCTGTTTGGCTGGTTTTATTTCTTTTTTTCTAA
- a CDS encoding CPBP family intramembrane glutamic endopeptidase, which yields MNQRPVVAYSSQLGMLLGFLGVSLIISGLLLSWLSSIVLNVPLMQAGDALLKPENVQFSRFANAFATFLAFFVPSWAVARIVSSNPMQELGFNSNLSIKQVAAVGAIAFGALFISGALAEINEMIPMPASFLAKARKMEDDYLKTMLSLANMKDVFDLLLGLLVIAIAPAIFEEVLFRSGLQRILVGLTKNAFLGILIASILFSAIHGSYFGFLPRIALGVVLGLIYHYSKNIWLAILMHFLNNAVVVIQIFMYTKAGKPIKEAIEESMPIWYGLIGLFVVVPAILLLKKEANFFLSKQTNMVANESVD from the coding sequence ATGAATCAGAGACCAGTTGTTGCATATTCCAGCCAGTTAGGCATGTTGTTGGGCTTTTTAGGAGTGAGTTTAATTATTAGTGGATTACTCCTGAGCTGGTTAAGTTCAATAGTACTTAATGTTCCCCTGATGCAGGCAGGAGATGCCTTATTAAAGCCTGAAAACGTTCAATTTTCACGATTTGCCAATGCTTTTGCCACTTTTCTTGCCTTTTTCGTCCCCTCCTGGGCTGTTGCTAGAATTGTATCCAGCAACCCTATGCAGGAACTGGGATTTAATAGTAATTTATCTATTAAGCAAGTGGCGGCAGTTGGTGCAATAGCATTTGGTGCCCTCTTTATTAGTGGTGCGTTGGCAGAAATCAATGAAATGATTCCCATGCCTGCCTCTTTTTTAGCAAAAGCCAGAAAAATGGAAGATGATTACCTTAAGACCATGTTGTCGCTGGCCAATATGAAAGATGTTTTTGATTTACTACTGGGATTATTGGTTATAGCTATTGCCCCGGCCATTTTTGAAGAAGTCTTGTTTCGTTCAGGTTTACAGCGCATTCTGGTGGGACTAACCAAAAATGCCTTTCTTGGTATTTTGATCGCCTCTATTTTATTTAGTGCAATTCATGGGTCTTATTTTGGTTTTTTACCCAGGATTGCATTGGGAGTAGTATTAGGGCTGATTTATCATTACAGCAAAAATATCTGGCTAGCAATCCTGATGCATTTCTTAAACAATGCGGTGGTTGTGATACAAATATTCATGTATACCAAGGCAGGCAAACCTATTAAAGAAGCCATTGAAGAATCCATGCCCATTTGGTATGGATTGATTGGCTTATTTGTTGTGGTTCCTGCCATTCTGTTATTGAAAAAAGAAGCCAACTTTTTTTTATCCAAACAAACCAATATGGTTGCGAATGAATCAGTGGACTAA